A genome region from Anopheles stephensi strain Indian chromosome 2, UCI_ANSTEP_V1.0, whole genome shotgun sequence includes the following:
- the LOC118506939 gene encoding TBC1 domain family member 7-like, with protein sequence MADERNFRSTYYEKVGCRGVEERKSLEILLKEKPLNLTKLTQFCIRFTVPKIHRTVLWNSLLGVTPVYDKSREYVMEQRVAVYNDLLKALKTMRIVDENTPTSRVLYAMWLLEKKQLYLGRDITQESHFCNITKVLLEIFDNDIETYWMAKSLYDYSEEVSLEMGKLSDLTYTILEKEDNGLYIHLKSCDMLTALPLSDWYRSFFAGVLSEPALIRIWDKICGGAIKIVVFVMIEILRMLRRRVLRCVDQKSLFECIDSIKNEQETADMIVNGAIELWQQNKGHEYIPQSKVKTLS encoded by the exons ATGGCAGATGAACGTAATTTTCGTTCAACCTACTACGAGAAGGTTGGCTGCCGTGGGGTAGAAGAACGGAAATCTTTGGAAATCCTTCTGAAGGAGAAACCGCTCAATCTGACCAAGTTGACACAGTTCTGCATTCGGTTCACCGTTCCCAAAATACATCGAACTGTTCTGTGGAATTCGCTGCTCG GCGTCACACCGGTATATGATAAATCCCGGGAATACGTCATGGAGCAACGGGTAGCTGTGTATAACGATTTGCTAAAAGCGTTGAAAACGATGCGAATAGTAGATGAGAATACACCAACCTCTCGGGTGCTGTATGCAATGTGGCTGTTGGAGAAAAAACAGTTGTACCTCGGTCGAGACATTACC CAAGAAAGCCATTTCTGTAACATTACAAAAGTGTTGTTGGAAATTTTCGATAACGACATCGAAACGTACTGGATGGCAAAAAGTTTGTACGACTACTCCGAAGAGGTGTCCTTGGAAATGGGCAAGCTTTCCGATCTAACGTATACCATACTGGAAAAGGAAGATAATGGATTGTACATCCATTTAAAGTCCTGTGATATGTTAACCGCACTGCCACTGTCCGATTGGTACCGATCATTCTTTGCCGGTGTGCTGTCGGAACCGGCATTGATTCGCATCTGGGATAAGATATGTGGAGGAGCAATCAAAATTGTGGTTTTCGTAATGATCGAAATATTGCGCATGCTGCGACGGCGGGTCCTCCGTTGTGTGGATCAAAAGAGTCTCTTCGAATGCATCGATAGT ATAAAAAACGAACAGGAAACGGCTGATATGATCGTAAACGGGGCGATCGAGCTGTGGCAGCAGAACAAGGGCCACGAATATATCCCGCAGTCAAAGGTTAAAACACTCAGTTAG